One Falsihalocynthiibacter arcticus DNA segment encodes these proteins:
- a CDS encoding metal-binding protein ZinT, translated as MKRTTLKRAGIIAIGALVAFSTPATAQTTTAHTHAHQAEEVALIDESQVQARALSDWAADWQSIYPYLQDGTLDAVMAHKAESGEKTVEEYQAYYQTGYKTDVERILIDASTVTFFRDGTPIQGEYEDDGYEILTYESGNQGVRYLFRKSGGDAEAPTSIQFSDHNIVPTKADHYHLYWGNDRDALLTEVTNWPTYFPAQMSGEDIAHEMMAH; from the coding sequence ATGAAACGCACAACACTCAAACGAGCTGGCATCATCGCAATTGGCGCACTGGTCGCTTTTTCAACACCGGCGACGGCTCAGACAACGACAGCACACACCCACGCTCATCAAGCTGAAGAGGTTGCTCTTATCGATGAATCCCAAGTTCAAGCACGCGCCTTGTCCGATTGGGCGGCGGATTGGCAGTCGATCTATCCTTACCTACAGGATGGTACTTTAGATGCTGTCATGGCCCACAAGGCTGAAAGTGGTGAAAAAACCGTCGAAGAATACCAAGCGTATTACCAAACTGGGTATAAAACTGACGTAGAACGCATTTTGATCGATGCCTCTACTGTGACGTTCTTTCGCGATGGCACGCCTATTCAGGGCGAGTACGAAGACGATGGTTACGAAATCCTGACATATGAATCTGGCAACCAAGGTGTGCGCTATCTGTTTAGAAAATCAGGCGGCGATGCTGAAGCGCCGACATCAATTCAATTCAGCGACCACAATATTGTTCCAACAAAAGCAGACCACTACCACCTTTATTGGGGCAACGACCGTGATGCTTTGCTGACAGAAGTGACCAACTGGCCAACTTATTTCCCAGCTCAAATGAGTGGTGAAGACATCGCACACGAGATGATGGCGCATTAA
- a CDS encoding DUF3489 domain-containing protein, which translates to MDQVAQDLALKGGAKLPATLAQRKQNKTKKDRLIALLSKPNGPGVSVLCKALCWQKHTVRAALSGLRKQGLAIETARSVKGDEAVYTLTVQSKVEIHS; encoded by the coding sequence ATGGATCAAGTTGCACAAGACCTAGCGCTCAAGGGGGGTGCAAAACTGCCTGCGACGCTTGCTCAAAGGAAGCAGAATAAAACCAAAAAGGACCGACTTATTGCGCTGTTGTCCAAACCAAATGGCCCAGGGGTGTCCGTTCTGTGTAAGGCGCTGTGCTGGCAGAAACACACGGTGCGGGCCGCGCTGTCAGGGCTGCGCAAACAGGGATTGGCAATAGAGACCGCGAGATCTGTGAAGGGCGATGAGGCGGTTTACACCCTCACAGTACAGTCAAAAGTAGAGATCCATTCATGA
- a CDS encoding GTP-binding protein: MTLQDTRLPVTVLSGFLGAGKTTLLNEVLCNRDGRRVAVIVNDMSEVNIDADIIRDGGAGLSHTEEKLVEMTNGCICCTLRDDLLQEVTRLAAEGRFDYLLIESTGISEPLPVAATFDFRDENDVSLSDVARLDTMVTVVDTVNLLKDYASHDFLKDRGEVMGENDDRTLVNLLVEQIEFADVVVLNKATDASHEQLDAARKIVVALNPDAQIIEADYGKVPHDRIFNTGLFDFEKAQENPLWAKELYGFADHIPETEEYGISSFVYRARKPFDPQKLHAALNGPLPGVLRAKGHFWVATQPDWLAEFSLAGAMTSIKPLGVWWATVPLDRRPDTPQATAYLEQHWQEPFGDRRQELVFIGAGLEKEVIIAALDAALVDDAHSFTPEAWTHLADPFPKWRRAPDAA; the protein is encoded by the coding sequence ATGACACTCCAAGATACACGTCTCCCAGTTACTGTCCTCTCCGGCTTTCTCGGTGCGGGTAAAACCACTCTTCTCAACGAAGTTCTATGCAACAGAGACGGACGTCGTGTTGCAGTCATCGTGAACGATATGTCTGAAGTTAATATCGACGCAGACATCATTCGAGATGGCGGTGCAGGTTTAAGCCACACAGAAGAAAAACTCGTAGAGATGACCAACGGATGTATCTGCTGCACTTTACGGGATGACTTGCTGCAAGAGGTGACGCGGCTCGCCGCCGAAGGTCGGTTCGATTATTTGCTGATTGAATCGACAGGCATATCAGAACCGCTGCCTGTTGCCGCCACGTTTGACTTTCGCGATGAGAACGACGTGAGCCTGTCAGATGTGGCCCGCCTTGATACGATGGTCACCGTCGTCGACACTGTGAATTTACTCAAAGACTACGCCAGCCATGACTTTTTGAAAGACCGCGGCGAAGTCATGGGCGAAAACGATGATCGCACTTTGGTCAATTTGCTGGTGGAACAGATCGAATTTGCCGATGTGGTCGTGCTCAATAAGGCAACGGATGCAAGTCATGAGCAACTTGATGCCGCGCGTAAGATTGTTGTGGCGCTGAACCCTGATGCACAGATTATTGAGGCAGATTACGGCAAAGTGCCCCATGACCGCATTTTCAACACTGGTCTGTTTGATTTTGAAAAGGCACAAGAAAATCCATTGTGGGCCAAAGAACTCTATGGCTTTGCCGATCATATTCCCGAAACAGAAGAATATGGAATTTCATCTTTCGTTTATCGCGCACGCAAGCCATTTGATCCGCAAAAGCTACATGCAGCGCTCAACGGGCCCCTCCCCGGTGTCCTTCGTGCCAAGGGGCATTTTTGGGTCGCCACGCAGCCCGATTGGCTTGCTGAGTTCTCACTGGCTGGTGCGATGACAAGCATCAAGCCACTTGGCGTATGGTGGGCCACCGTTCCCCTAGATCGGCGCCCAGACACCCCGCAAGCAACAGCTTATCTTGAACAACATTGGCAAGAACCATTTGGGGATCGCCGTCAAGAGTTGGTCTTTATCGGTGCCGGTTTGGAAAAAGAGGTGATCATTGCCGCGCTGGATGCCGCCCTTGTCGACGATGCGCACAGTTTCACCCCCGAGGCATGGACCCATTTAGCAGATCCATTCCCCAAATGGCGTCGTGCGCCCGACGCGGCGTAA
- a CDS encoding DUF2924 domain-containing protein, with the protein MRKAISHEQQCQKHGRVPKQTLRRLRVMANGKVPNTCSTSSLKPGAHLMREWNGRTYQVEVVTEGFVMDGLTYKSLSAIAKRITGAHWSGPRFFGLAQ; encoded by the coding sequence TTGCGAAAGGCAATTAGCCATGAACAACAGTGCCAGAAACACGGGCGCGTACCAAAACAAACCCTGCGACGCCTGCGGGTAATGGCAAATGGCAAGGTGCCGAACACCTGCTCGACGTCCTCTCTGAAACCCGGTGCACATCTGATGCGGGAGTGGAACGGACGAACCTATCAGGTTGAGGTGGTCACGGAGGGCTTTGTGATGGACGGCCTGACCTATAAATCCCTGTCGGCTATCGCCAAACGCATCACGGGTGCGCACTGGTCTGGCCCGCGCTTCTTCGGGCTTGCGCAATGA